Proteins co-encoded in one Stomoxys calcitrans chromosome 5, idStoCalc2.1, whole genome shotgun sequence genomic window:
- the LOC106084586 gene encoding F-box/LRR-repeat protein 14: MATNTEILPFHHQTTLSLQTAAALTNYHGGGGGGGGGTSGLHTATQLAAAAWSMEDHLYQQTELPGLTRTAHHLLRFTPYALHHRPQLQSLPPALYLQHAAAAAAAAAAAAAHAQHHHHHHHMQQRPASPDSPPPVEGLQITNLFPEILEMIFDKLSVKDLGRAAQVCTTWRDVAYSKSIWKGVEAKLHLKRSSPSLFNCLVKRGIKKVQILSLRRSLKDLVMGVPALTSLNLSGCFNVADVNLGHAFSVDLPNLKVLDLSLCKQITDTSLGRIAQHLKNLETLELGGCCNITNTGLLLIAWGLKKLKNLNLRSCWHISDQGIGHLSGLNKSTAEGNLELEYLGLQDCQRLSDEALGHIAQGLTSLKSINLSFCVSITDSGLKHLARMPKLEQLNLRSCDNISDIGMAYLTEGGSGITSLDVSFCDKISDQALTHIAQGLYRLRSLSLNQCQITDQGMLKIAKALTDLENLNIGQCSRITDKGLQTLAEELSNLKTIDLYGCTQLSSKGLDVIMKLPKLVKLNLGLWLVR; the protein is encoded by the coding sequence ATGGCCACAAACACAGAAATTTTGCCCTTCCACCATCAGACGACACTGTCGTTGCAGACTGCTGCTGCACTGACCAACTACCATGGAGGCGGCGGCGGTGGCGGTGGTGGCACCAGTGGCCTCCACACGGCTACTCAGCTGGCAGCTGCTGCCTGGAGCATGGAGGACCACCTCTACCAACAGACTGAGCTACCCGGCCTCACACGGACGGCACATCATCTGCTGCGTTTCACTCCCTATGCTTTGCATCATCGTCCCCAGCTGCAGTCATTACCACCCGCGTTGTATCTCCAGCATGCAGCTGCCGCAGCAGCTGCGGCGGCAGCGGCTGCAGCTCATGCGcagcatcaccatcaccatcatcacaTGCAACAGAGACCAGCGTCTCCTGATAGCCCACCTCCTGTTGAGGGCCTACAGATAACGAATCTCTTtcccgaaattttggaaatgatTTTCGACAAACTCTCCGTGAAGGATTTGGGAAGAGCTGCTCAGGTGTGCACCACTTGGCGAGATGTGGCCTATTCGAAGAGTATTTGGAAAGGCGTCGAGGCCAAATTGCATCTGAAGAGATCGAGTCCTAGTCTATTTAATTGTCTGGTAAAGCGGGGCATTAAGAAAGTCCAGATTTTGTCACTGCGAAGATCGCTCAAGGACCTGGTCATGGGCGTTCCGGCTTTGACCTCCCTCAACCTCAGTGGCTGCTTCAATGTGGCCGATGTCAATTTGGGCCATGCTTTCTCTGTGGACTTGCCTAATCTGAAAGTTCTAGACCTCTCGTTGTGTAAACAAATCACGGATACTAGTCTCGGCCGCATAGCACAGCACCTGAAGAACCTGGAAACCCTGGAACTTGGTGGATGCTGCAACATTACCAACACCGGCCTCCTGCTGATTGCGTGGGGTCTGAAGAAACTGAAAAACCTAAACCTACGTTCCTGCTGGCACATCAGCGATCAAGGCATTGGTCATCTGTCTGGTCTCAACAAATCCACCGCCGAGGGAAATTTGGAATTGGAGTACCTTGGTCTGCAAGATTGCCAACGCCTGAGCGATGAAGCTTTGGGCCACATAGCACAAGGTCTAACGTCACTAAAATCGATCAACCTAAGTTTCTGCGTCTCCATAACCGACAGTGGTCTAAAGCACTTGGCCCGAATGCCGAAACTGGAGCAGCTCAATTTACGTTCCTGCGACAACATATCCGACATCGGCATGGCCTATCTCACTGAAGGTGGTAGCGGCATCACATCCCTGGATGTGAGTTTCTGCGACAAAATCAGCGACCAGGCGCTTACCCACATTGCCCAAGGCTTGTACCGACTGCGCTCGCTGTCACTCAACCAATGCCAAATAACGGATCAGGGCATGCTCAAAATAGCCAAAGCACTAACGGATTTAGAAAATCTAAACATCGGCCAGTGTTCTCGCATCACAGACAAGGGCCTGCAGACGTTGGCAGAAGAGTTGTCCAATTTGAAAACCATTGATCTCTATGGCTGCACCCAACTGTCTTCCAAGGGCTTAGATGTCATCATGAAGCTCCCCAAATTAGTCAAATTAAATCTCGGCCTGTGGCTTGTGAGATGA